Genomic window (Melioribacteraceae bacterium):
GCTATTGCTGCATTATATGCAATGACTGAAATAAATTTGGGCCCTCAATTAATGATTCTTCCCGGATTTCGGTTTGAAAGAACTACTACCGATTACAAAAGTCAATTTGGTCAAGCCAGGGTTGATGAAAGAGGTATAGTAACTCTAGAAGGTGCAACCGATACTGTTGGAACTGTTTCATACAATGAACTTCTTCCCATGATTCATGTTCGATACAAATTCACCGACTGGTTTGATACAAGAATCGCGATTACGAAATCATTAGCGAGACCCGATTATTTTAATCTTGTGCCATGGGAAAGAATAAGTTATTTCGATGGAACTGTTGAAAGAGGAGAACCCTACTTAAAACATACAAAAGTTTGGAACTATGATATCTTCTTCTCCTTTTATGGAAATTATGGATTATTTACTCTGGGCGGTTACTACAAAAAACTAACCGACATCGAATATATTAGAGTAAGCAGAGTAACTGAGCCCGGTTCAACACTTGGTTTTATTCTTACTAAACCAGAGAATTCAAAGTATGAAACCGAAGTGTATGGAATTGAATTCGAAGCTCAGACTAACTTGCGGTTTTTACCAAGTCCATTTGATGGTATAGTGCTTTCGGCAAATTATTCATACATACATTCAAAAACATATTTCCCATTTTTAAAAGTTGGTCCAAGAAATCCACTTCCCCCATTTAATTTTACATTTATTGATACCGCAAGGGATGCGAGAATGCCTGGGCAGGCTAATCACTTAGCTAACTTCACATTGGGATATGAAAAAGGAAAATTTTCTGGAAGAATTTCTATGGTATATCAGGGCAACGCACTTCAAACAATTGGTACCCGTTATGAATTGGATGGATTCACTGATGATTTTGTGAGATGGGATTTAGCATTACAGTATAAACTTATCCCAAAGATTGCACTGACATTTAATATGAATAATCTCTCCAATTTGCCTGAGAAGGCTTTCCTGGGGAGTCAAACTTTTTCAACTAGGGAGGAATATTTTGGCTGGACCGCAGATCTAGGAATTAGATTCGATTTATAATCCATTAATTAAAAAAGAAGTTAACTATCACACATAAATAAAGTGAGGCGGCTATGAAGAAAAGCAGTATCAGTATTTTCAATTCCTTTATCGTAATGAGTATTTTATTATTCTCTTCAGTTAGTTTAATAGAAGCTCAAAGAGTTGTTCAGGTACCACAAGGTGTAGGTACATTGAACACAGTTATTGGGGGTGATACAACTTCTACGGGGGCAAGAGTTGATCCAAATACAATTTACGAGTTACAGAAGGGAGGATATTACATTACTCTCGGATCTTTGGAAAACAGAAACTATCATTTACATATTAGAGCCGGCTCAGGTAGTGGAAAAAGACCTATTATAAGACCCGGTGTTGCCGGTGGCGGTTCATCTGCACGACCATTTCAAGCAAGAGCTGATCTCACTCTCGAAGGAATCTATGTTACTAATCTTGATGAACAAAACGCGTTAATCCAAAACATAATTAGGTTAAGTGCTGACAACGTAAAATTAACAATACTAAATTCTCATCTTGATAGAGATCTTCAAGCTGCAATTAGATGCGACGCTAAAAATCAAAAAGTGATTATTAAAAATTCTATTATCAGTAACATTGGTTCAATGCAAAGCCCGGATAACGGCAGAGGCGTTGATGATCGCGGAAATGATATTGATACTTTAATTTACGAGAATAACACTTTCTTTAATCTCACGAGTAGAATTTTGAGAGATGGTGGTGGAATTATAAAATATTGTTGGATTAACCATAATACAGTAGTTAATGTTGCTCAGTGGGGTTGTTCAATCGGACCGGTTATTGAAGGACATTTCAGAAATAATTTGTTTATA
Coding sequences:
- a CDS encoding T9SS type A sorting domain-containing protein, with the translated sequence MKKSSISIFNSFIVMSILLFSSVSLIEAQRVVQVPQGVGTLNTVIGGDTTSTGARVDPNTIYELQKGGYYITLGSLENRNYHLHIRAGSGSGKRPIIRPGVAGGGSSARPFQARADLTLEGIYVTNLDEQNALIQNIIRLSADNVKLTILNSHLDRDLQAAIRCDAKNQKVIIKNSIISNIGSMQSPDNGRGVDDRGNDIDTLIYENNTFFNLTSRILRDGGGIIKYCWINHNTVVNVAQWGCSIGPVIEGHFRNNLFINTGFIGRSATQAWFKFDAAPLAQSYIDQGIKQTLKIHNNNFYTSPEITNALPSDRTATPVLNEHAQAAVTAGGWGATITSENVAFNKGPQVPLTVMQDYFNSAVTVKTDMDKGGASPDFGQNQMTFNFSYPTTSSLYTAGTGAQPLGDLNYFGIPVSVSNDEILANDFHLYSNYPNPFNPSTNIRYSIPTAGNVKVEIYNSLGQLVNTLVNQYQESGTHNIVWNGTDMSGQKLSSGIYIYKLNANNFISSKKMVLIK